A genomic stretch from Penicillium digitatum chromosome 4, complete sequence includes:
- a CDS encoding putative transcriptional regulatory protein C777,02, with the protein MSTLRPRQEPGLACQECQRKKLRCDRKRPCGACVNSGVRCHINTDRPSRGPKRGHLKDLRSRIALLERRLRAQGDPLDEIGLNLNPDDEVQQSVTEIELDLTEDSIPLLTMTAPNVTSSPEALLASTTSGTIPKLTQAELNQLYFDRVYPFIPILQQGYYFSWAKQCSPSGSHLCLKYAVWTVAASLSPQFQHMRDGLYHDTRQMLETLESEEYHQEDAFYTQQAQAWILVAVYEFMEKSFRRTWASTGRALRLVQLLKWNGIDSLEHLPDVSGTFYTVTETEEKRRTFWMAYCLDRLFCILSNSALTVDEHTITTRLPSSEVDFQTGTPSLSPFLSDVMMCTSDLTIQTPFGECIIFSTLWGRVLSHRKQSSVGQACGSPITEFWDRHVWLDNLLLQRIQLYHLVPKLDWMDPLLLFTRMIAQAAVLQLRAATELIPWQAHDYGDLLAQCEHRASTAAQEIARLSQYLSQLSFLKIHPFISVPLFIGGEFFINQKGADASFDNNFVEIGEALRELKDIDLLCQAGLEFIQTTTSHRLLNKGAE; encoded by the exons ATGAGCACATTGCGTCCCCGGCAAGAGCCAGGTTTGGCTTGCCAGGAATGCCAACGAAAGAAACTGAGATGCGACAGGAAAAGGCCCTGCGGTGCGTGCGTGAATTCCGGAGTGCGCTGTCACATCAACACAGACCGCCCATCGCGCGGACCCAAGCGAGGACATCTGAAGGACCTGCGGTCCAGAATTG CACTATTGGAAAGACGTCTGCGTGCACAAGGTGATCCACTAGATGAGATAGGGTTGAATCTCAATCCAGACGATGAAGTGCAACAAAGCGTGACCGAGATCGAGCTTGATCTCACCGAAGACTCAATTCCTCTCCTCACAATGACGGCGCCCAATGTCACGTCCTCCCCGGAGGCACTTCTGGCTAGCACAACCAGTGGCACAATTCCCAAATTGACCCAAGCAGAGCT AAATCAACTTTACTTCGATCGCGTCTATCCCTTTATTCCTATTCTGCAACAGGGTTACTATTTCTCCTGGGCAAAGCAGTGTTCGCCGTCAGGATCACACCTATGTCTAAAGTATGCAGTGTGGACTGTGGCAGCGTCGCTCTCCCCACAATTTCAACACATGCGAGATGGCCTATACCATGACACACGGCAGATGCTCGAAACACTGGAGAGTGAGGAATACCACCAAGAAGATGCTTTTTACACCCAGCAAGCCCAGGCGTGGATTCTAGTCGCCGTTTATGAATTCATGGAAAAGTCATTCCGACGTACTTGGGCGAGTACAGGCCGAGCGCTTCGCCTAGTGCAACTCCTCAAATGGAATGGAATTGACTCGCTTGAGCATTTACCTGACGTTTCGGGTACTTTTTACACCGTCACTGAAACGGAAGAAAAGCGACGAACGTTCTGGATGGCGTACTGTCTCGATCGCTTGTTCTGCATTCTAAGCAATTCGGCACTTACAGTGGACGAACACACT ATCACCACACGACTACCTTCCTCAGAAGTGGATTTTCAAACTGGAACCCCATCCTTATCCCCATTCCTATCTGATGTCATGATGTGCACGAGTGACCTCACAATCCAGACCCCATTTGGCGAGTGTATAATTTTCAGCACGCTGTGGGGGCGAGTGCTGAGCCATCGGAAGCAGTCCAGTGTCGGGCAGGCGTGTGGCAGCCCGATTACCGAGTTTTGGGATCGCCATGTATGGCTCGACAACTTGCTCCTACAGCGGATTCAGTTGTATCACCTTGTGCCAAAACTTGATTGGATGGACCCTCTGTTACTTTTTACGAGGATGATCGCGCAGGCGGCTGTCCTGCAACTGAGGGCAGCAACAGAACTTATCCCATGGCAGGCCCATGATTACGGCGATCTGTTGGCACAGTGTGAACACAGGGCTTCAACGGCGGCTCAGGAGATAGCGCGGCTCTCCCAATATCTGTCCCAGCTTAGTTTTCTCAAG ATTCATCCTTTTATATCGGTACCCCTTTTTATCGGTGGGGAGTTCTTCATCAACCAGAAAGGAGCGGACGCCAGCTTTGATAATAATTTTGTTGAAATCGGCGAGGCTCTGCGAGAACTAAAGGATATAGATCTTCTCTGTCAAGCTGGGTTAGAATTCATCCAGACAACGACATCCCATCGACTTTTGAACAAAGGGG
- a CDS encoding Zinc-binding oxidoreductase CipB, which yields MPPNRAAWLTAKSVRPLEVKTAPYTSPATNEIVIKNGAIAINPVEWSKQLVGDLMFTWIKYPFVLGNDLAGEVVEVGSGVTRFKPGDRILGHALSMDPNVNKNSEGSFQEYTVVRANMASPIPDTLSYEEACVLPLGLSTAACALFQTDTLALNYPDASVTALGNSKKTENEVLVIWGGSSSVGCNAIQLATAAGYDVLTTASPKNFEFVISLGATQVFDYRSKTVITDILKALEGKKSVGAIAIGNGSTEACMEILSKTSGSKFIAQISFPWPEKIPTTTLALFGAMMGLLWWNLSIFITSRLKGVTAKFVFGSSLYNNEVGGIIYDDFLPVALAQGSYVAAPKPLVVGKGLEKIQEAMDFHMKGVSAKKVVVSL from the coding sequence ATGCCACCCAATCGAGCAGCCTGGTTAACAGCTAAATCCGTGCGACCACTGGAGGTCAAAACCGCTCCCTACACGTCACCTGCGACCAACGAGATTGTCATTAAGAATGGTGCGATTGCCATCAACCCGGTAGAATGGTCCAAGCAGCTTGTTGGAGACTTGATGTTCACATGGATCAAATACCCGTTCGTTCTCGGCAACGACCTTGCCGGCGAGGTTGTCGAAGTTGGCTCGGGAGTCACACGCTTCAAGCCCGGTGACCGCATCCTGGGCCACGCACTCTCGATGGATCCCAATGTGAATAAAAATTCCGAGGGCTCGTTTCAGGAGTATACTGTTGTGCGTGCGAACATGGCATCACCGATCCCGGATACCCTCTCCTACGAGGAAGCCTGTGTCCTTCCCTTGGGACTGTCCACAGCCGCCTGCGCTTTGTTTCAAACGGACACCCTCGCACTGAACTATCCCGATGCGTCGGTGACTGCGTTAGGCAATTCCAAGAAGACCGAAAACGAAGTGCTCGTGATCTGGGGAGGATCTAGCAGTGTTGGATGCAATGCCATCCAGCTTGCCACCGCAGCGGGATACGATGTCCTCACCACCGCATCTCCAAAGAACTTCGAATTTGTCATCAGTCTAGGTGCCACTCAGGTATTCGACTACCGCAGTAAGACTGTTATTACGGATATCCTGAAGGCATTGGAAGGGAAGAAATCCGTCGGTGCGATCGCCATCGGGAACGGCTCCACGGAGGCGTGCATGGAGATTCTTTCCAAAACCAGTGGATCGAAATTTATTGCTCAGATCAGTTTCCCATGGCCGGAGAAGATTCCAACTACCACTTTGGCCCTTTTCGGTGCTATGATGGGACTTTTGTGGTGGAATCTGAGCATTTTTATCACCTCAAGGTTGAAGGGCGTGACGGCAAAATTCGTCTTTGGGAGCAGCTTGTACAATAATGAAGTGGGTGGGATCATCTACGACGATTTTCTGCCGGTGGCGTTGGCGCAGGGAAGCTATGTGGCGGCTCCCAAACCCTTGGTGGTGGGCAAGGGATTAGAGAAGATCCAGGAGGCTATGGATTTCCATATGAAGGGGGTTTCTGCTAAGAAGGTGGTTGTTTCCCTTTAG